GCTTCAGGGGATGAATTGTGGTGTGTCTGACTTGTTCAGTTGGTTTTGCTGGCGATCTTGCTGATTGTGGTTTTGTGGAATCCCAGGTGGGCTGCTATTTCCGGTTGCGTATAACCATAATGTTTGTCTGCCGTTGTTTACAGGTAAACCCATATACGGAGTCAGGTAACAAGCTTTTCGAGTTTTTTCAGAAGGGGTTCCAGTTCCAGGGTGGCGACTCCCCAGACGACATCCAGGTCGACGCTCATGTAATCGTGGACGACCTTGTTCCGCATCCCGATGATCTTTGACCAGGGGATGCCGGCGTTAGCTTCCTGGAATGGTGGGGAAACCTGCCTTGCCGCCTCACCCAGAACCTGGATAAGGTGGGTCAGGATAATCTGAAGGTCTTCACTGGAATCGAACTGCGCCCTGGTTTTGCCTCCCATTTTTGAAAGCGCTTTCCGGCATACGTCAAGCATGTGCCCTACTATAGATGAGATCATCTTTGGGCATACTGAACCCGGGCTTCCTTCAGGATGACAGGACGCAGGCGGTGGTTGAGATATTTCTCATTGACCAGATCCACTTTCCGCCCTCCCAGCAATTGTGACAGATCCTTCTCAATATCCAGGATGTCAAAACCAAGGACTTTGCCTGGTTCGAACTGCACCAACACG
This window of the bacterium genome carries:
- a CDS encoding DUF86 domain-containing protein, whose protein sequence is MGGKTRAQFDSSEDLQIILTHLIQVLGEAARQVSPPFQEANAGIPWSKIIGMRNKVVHDYMSVDLDVVWGVATLELEPLLKKLEKLVT
- a CDS encoding nucleotidyltransferase family protein, whose product is MVEKTSNNPGSIAVDRKSLNEFCRRNGIRKLSFFGSVLRENFGPDSDVDVLVQFEPGKVLGFDILDIEKDLSQLLGGRKVDLVNEKYLNHRLRPVILKEARVQYAQR